The following proteins are encoded in a genomic region of Amia ocellicauda isolate fAmiCal2 chromosome 6, fAmiCal2.hap1, whole genome shotgun sequence:
- the LOC136751411 gene encoding protein dopey-2-like: MPQFKEKLTGFFSPLKQKQTPSTEEKSPTKGEPWEAGCVLQDKDNVSECCSQAFAATCQLLLECTTFPVYLSEDETEALYTTVFQEFGNGEGSLPLWLKSLMTLCCFVKDCHVQNVAISTLLELVNHSQSLALVIEDKNRRYKISDNNPFCDRLQMVTVPPINPGVLRIIAEKTDFYLTVL, translated from the exons ATGCCTCAGTTTAAGGAGAAGCTGACTGGCTTCTTTTCGCCCCTCAAGCAGAAGCAGACCCCCTCCACAGAAGAGAAGAGCCCAACCAAAGGGGAGCCCTGGGAGGCAGGCTGCGTGCTGCAGGACAAAGACAACGTCTCTGAGTGCTGCAGCCAGGCCTTTGCCGCCACCTGTCAGCTACTGCTGGAGTGCACCACCTTCCCAGTCTACCTGTCAGAGGATGAGACTGAAGCTCTCTACACTACCGTCTTCCAGGAATTCG GCAATGGGGAGGGCAGCTTGCCCCTCTGGCTCAAGTCGCTGATGACACTGTGCTGCTTTGTGAAGGACTGCCATGTACAGAATGTGGCCATCTCCACTCTGCTGGAGCTGGTCAACCACTCCCAGTCACTGGCCCTGGTCATCGAGGACAAGAACCGGCGCTACAAGATCTCCGACAACAACCCCTTCTGTGACCGTCTGCAGATGGTCACTGTGCCACCCATCAACCCTGGGGTCCTCCGAATCATTGCAGAGAAAACCGACTTCTATCTAACTGTTTTGTGA